The Bubalus kerabau isolate K-KA32 ecotype Philippines breed swamp buffalo chromosome X, PCC_UOA_SB_1v2, whole genome shotgun sequence genome has a segment encoding these proteins:
- the LOC129638879 gene encoding P antigen family member 3-like, which translates to MSGQVASTLGPIDQDSSQLDEPVVDQQPSVEQPQQGEPPAEIQDITPGKEEVHGEDPVNRDEEEEKDASEDSGLEAALEQLALAKTGGEGGDGPDVREEFASYTEPVEVPEAGEGQPFA; encoded by the exons atgagTGGGCAAGTGGCATCAACATTGGGACCTATAGATCAAGATTCCTCCCAGCTGGATGAACCTGTGGTT GACCAGCAGCCCAGTGTTGAGCAACCTCAACAAGGAGAACCACCAGCTGAGATTCAGGATATCACACCTGGAAAGGAGGAAGTACATGGAGAGGATCCAGTGAATCGtgatgaagaggaggagaaggatgcCTCTGAAG attctggcCTGGAAGCTGCTCTCGAGCAATTGGCTTTGGCAAAGACTGGGGGTGAAGGTGGAGATGGTCCTGATGTCAGGGAGGAGTTTGCATCATATACAGAGCCTGTTGAAGTGCCAGAAGCAG GTGAAGGGCAGCCATTTGCTTGA